Part of the Halomarina litorea genome is shown below.
CGACGTCCCCTCGTGGCTCGACGTGATGGAGGAGGTGCTCGACTCGAACATCGGCGAGGACGAGGAGATAGCGGCCACCTTCGAGGACCTCACTGTCGACGTCCCCGCCTCGCTCGGCGAGGGGACGGACCACTACTCGTGGCGCTTCGACGGGTCCGTCACCGTCCGCACCGAGGGGATGCGCGCGACGCTCGTGGAGTGGCTCCGCTACTGGGACGACGGACCCGACTGACGGGCGACCGACCGCAACGCTCATCGCCCTGCCGACCACCACTCGATACAACTCATGAATCAGCCGGACTACGGGGTGTACCTCGTCACGCAGGAGACGCTCTCCGCGGGGCGGTCGACGACGGACGTCGTCGGTGCGGCCCTCGCGGGCGGCGTCGACGTCGTCCAGTTGCGCGAGAAGGACGCGACCGCCCGCGAGCGCTACCAACTGGGTCTCGAACTGCGCGAACTGACCGCCGAGGCGGGCGTCCCCCTCGTCGTGAACGATCGGGTGGACCTCGCGCAGGCCGTCGACGCCGACGGCGTCCACCTCGGCGAGGAGGACCTCCCTGTCGCAGTCGCCCGCGAGTTGCTCGGCCCCGACGCCATCGTCGGGCGCTCGGTCTCCAGCGTCGACGCCGCCGAGAACGCCGTCGCGGCGGGCGCGGACCACCTCGGCGTCGGTGCCATCTACGCGACGGGGTCGAAGGACGTGGCCGACGAGGACGCGGAAATCGGTCTCGACGCGCTCCGGGCCATCGCGGACGCGGTGGACGTCCCCATCGTCGCCATCGGCGGTGTGACCGTCGAGAACGCGCGGGAGGTCGTCGAGGCGGGCGCGGACGGCGTGGCCGTCATCAGCGCCATCACGGGGGCGGACGACCCGGAGGCGGCGACCCGTGCGCTCGGGCGAGAAGTCCGGGGGGTGGCCGATGTCCAGTGACGCGCCGCTGGACGTGGCCGGGTCGCTGCGGGCGCTGGAGGCGAACAGCCCCCTCGTCCACTCCATCACGAACGACGTGACCGTCAACGAGGTGGCCAACGTCACCCTCCTCTGGGGCGGCCTCCCGGTGATGGCCGACGACCGCCGGGAGGTGGCGGAGATGGTCGCCGGGGCGTCGGCGCTCCACCTCAACATGGGCACCGTGAGCGAGGACGGCGAGGAGACGATGGTCGCGGCGGGGCAGGCCGCC
Proteins encoded:
- the thiE gene encoding thiamine phosphate synthase produces the protein MNQPDYGVYLVTQETLSAGRSTTDVVGAALAGGVDVVQLREKDATARERYQLGLELRELTAEAGVPLVVNDRVDLAQAVDADGVHLGEEDLPVAVARELLGPDAIVGRSVSSVDAAENAVAAGADHLGVGAIYATGSKDVADEDAEIGLDALRAIADAVDVPIVAIGGVTVENAREVVEAGADGVAVISAITGADDPEAATRALGREVRGVADVQ